CACCTGGGTCTGCACGTGTTCGCCCACGCCGGTACGGGCATAGGTGTCCTTGGCCCGGGCCAGGCGCCGCGCATCGATGTCCAGCGCCAGCAGGCGCAGGCTCGGGTCGCGTTCCAGCAGGTGCGCCGACTTGCCACCGGGGGCGGCGCAGGCATCGAGCACCCGGGCGCCGGCCGGCGGTGCCAGTGCATCGGCCGCACACTGCGCCGACAGGTCCTGCACCGACAACGCGCCGTCGGCAAAGCCCGGCAGCTGGTTGACCGGGCTGGGCTCGGCCAGGCGCAGCGCATCGGCGCTGAGCGGGCTGGGCTCGGCGGCGATGCCGGCTTCGGCCAGCGCGGCCAGCGCCTTGTCGCGGCCACCGAGCTGGCGGTTGGCGCGCAGCCACAGCGGTGCCGGCTGCAGGCTGGCGCTGAAGATCGCCTCGGCCTGCTGCGGCCAGTCGCGCTCGACCGCCTCGGCCAGCCAGGCCGGGAACGCGTCGCGCGCGGGCTGTTCCGGGAAGCCCTCGCGCTGCGCACGGCGCAGGATGGCGTTGACCAGGCCGGCCTGGCGCTCGCGGCCGAGCGCGCGCGCCGCATCGACGGTGGCCGACAGCGCCGCATGGGCGGGCAGCTCCAGCACGTCCAGCTGGGCGAAACCGACCATCAGCAGGGTGCGCAGGTCGGCAT
This genomic stretch from Stenotrophomonas sp. SAU14A_NAIMI4_5 harbors:
- the rsmB gene encoding 16S rRNA (cytosine(967)-C(5))-methyltransferase RsmB, with the translated sequence MSKQNDFSIAKAAPGAATRMLAARVLAQVFTRGRSLKAELAWALPKLADTRDRALLEALCFAVLRRRSTYDAALQAWMQKPLSARDADLRTLLMVGFAQLDVLELPAHAALSATVDAARALGRERQAGLVNAILRRAQREGFPEQPARDAFPAWLAEAVERDWPQQAEAIFSASLQPAPLWLRANRQLGGRDKALAALAEAGIAAEPSPLSADALRLAEPSPVNQLPGFADGALSVQDLSAQCAADALAPPAGARVLDACAAPGGKSAHLLERDPSLRLLALDIDARRLARAKDTYARTGVGEHVQTQVADASDTAAWWDGTPFDAILLDAPCSATGVIRRQPDVMFHRRAEDIEALVGVQARLLEACWAMLRPGGVLLYATCSILRAENVDQVRAFLKWHPDAQAAPLGDAFGVDCEGIARQRLPGEDDADGFFYARLLKTA